From a region of the Calliphora vicina chromosome 4, idCalVici1.1, whole genome shotgun sequence genome:
- the LOC135957224 gene encoding trypsin beta, whose protein sequence is MASSRRIFVFLGLLMTIVCTEAIPSSRILGGIDASTGQYPWVASIRVDGAHACVGSVINEEFIVTAAHCVSSLGATSIDSIRVTARVGSVNQFAGGQIVKIKSIVINPSYGNFLHDIALLRVDQPLVFSDKINKILLASDEDVIEEGTSVSVTGWGLQESGSSPYKLQYATMSVLSGPECELQAGYGYNSVICLQHSENKGICRGDDGAGVVAGDKLVGVASFSFGSCGTKYPDISSKISYYSSWINSVIA, encoded by the exons ATGGCAAGTAGTcgaagaatttttgtttttttaggtCTTTTAATGACCATAGTGTGTACTGAAGCCATACCAAGTTCTAGGATTTTAGGCGGTATCGATGCTTCAACTGGCCAATATCCATGGGTAGCTTCTATACGCGTAGATGGTGCTCATGCTTGCGTGGGATCTGTAATAAATGAAGAATTTATTGTTACTGCTGCTCATTGCGTTTCATCGTTGGGTGCCACATC AATTGATAGTATTCGTGTAACTGCCCGTGTTGGCAGTGTTAATCAATTTGCTGGCGGACaaattgtgaaaattaaatCAATTGTTATTAATCCTTCGTACGGAAATTTCTTGCATGATATTGCTCTTTTAAGGGTGGACCAAcctttagtattcagtgataaaattaataaaattttgctgGCCAGCGATGAAGATGTCATTGAAGAGGGTACATCAGTATCAGTCACTGGGTGGGGTTTGCAGGAAAGCGGATCATCTCCATATAAACTTCAATATGCAACAATGTCTGTTTTGAGTGGCCCAGAATGTGAACTCCAAGCTGGATACGGTTATAATTCAGTCATATGCTTGCAACATTCTGAAAATAAGGGAATCTGTCGTGGAGATGATGGTGCCGGTGTTGTTGCTGGTGACAAATTAGTAGGTGTGGCAAGTTTTTCCTTCGGAAGTTGTGGCACTAAATATCCTGATATATCCAGCAAAATTTCCTACTACAGTTCATGGATTAACAGTGTCATTGCATAG